From a single Salvelinus namaycush isolate Seneca chromosome 14, SaNama_1.0, whole genome shotgun sequence genomic region:
- the LOC120058663 gene encoding LOW QUALITY PROTEIN: protein polyglycylase TTLL10-like (The sequence of the model RefSeq protein was modified relative to this genomic sequence to represent the inferred CDS: inserted 2 bases in 1 codon), with protein MKPAASSTSSPSSQQPAASSQQPAHNDGSCHGFLARLTTPGKDRRAAGHPAGLWRQQRPRRARARGSTQQEEVGDSKSLAYNNQIQEVTSEPSIGEGQPQNTRRRASEVTRRRLQHGGGGPTENGGPEDGNGSTTRLGDFKLKWSETKSPVSYYNFKEGKQLLYQIPNNKVLTTNIVLLSNLREYDCISSKVNHSPGLRRLKIEEFSPATFHMEVRDEREVFFAQREAGAGIFLLKNQVDISAFRLKLQNIAESQCNRKLRFRLPQACIVQRYVQNTLLLKARKFDVCFYFLIACATLTHLFFHHGYLHXSCDLYDPNSHNSSSHLTNQYKQKKNPLYSVLKEETVWFMD; from the exons ATGAAGCCAGCAGCCAGCAGCACCAGCAGCCCCAGCAGCCAGCAGCCAGCAGCCAGCAGCCAGCAGCCAGCGCACAATGATGGCTCTTGTCATGGGTTTCTGGCTCGCTTGACCACACCTGGGAAGGACAGG AGGGCTGCTGGACACCCAGCTGGTCTGTGGAGACAACAACGCCCAAGGAGAGCCAGAGCCAGGGGTTCAACACAGCAGGAGGAGGTGGGAGACAGCAAGTCCCTGGCCTACAACAACCAGATACAGGAAGTGACATCAGAACCCAGTATAGGGGAAGGCCAACCGCAAAATACAAGGAGGCGGGCCTCCGAGGTAACCAGGAGACGTCTGCAGCACGGAGGAGGGGGGCCGACAGAGAATGGAGGGCCAG AGGATGGCAACGGATCTACGACAAGACTGGGGGACTTTAAACTCAAGTGGTCCGAGACCAaatctcctgtctcctactacaATTTCAAAGAAG GTAAACAGCTTCTGTACCAGATCCCCAACAACAAGGTGCTGACCACTAACATCGTCCTCCTTAGCAACCTAAGGGAGTATGATTGCATCAGCAGCAAGGTCAACCACAGTCCAGGACTGAG GAGGTTGAAAATTGAGGAGTTTTCCCCCGCTACCTTCCACATGGAagtgagggatgagagagaggtttTCTTTGCCCAGAGGGAAG CAGGGGCGGGCATCTTCCTCCTGAAGAACCAGGTTGATATCTCAGCCTTTAGACTCAAGCTGCAGAACATCGCAGAGAGTCAATGCAACAGGAAGCTGCGTTTTCGCCTGCCCCAGGCATGCATCGTGCAGCG GTATGTCCAGAACACTCTGCTCCTGAAGGCGAGAAAGTTTGACGTGTGCTTTTATTTCCTCATTGCCTGCGCCACACTCACACACCTGTTCTTTCACCATGGTTACCTGCA TTCCTGTGACCTTTATGACCCCAACTCCCACAACAGCTCTTCCCATTTGACCAAT CAGTACAAGCAGAAGAAAAACCCTCTGTACAGTGTGCTGAAGGAGGAGACCGTCTGGTTCATGGACTGA